The following proteins come from a genomic window of Asterias amurensis chromosome 15, ASM3211899v1:
- the LOC139948071 gene encoding pyrimidine-specific ribonucleoside hydrolase RihA-like isoform X1 — protein sequence MSGGEKIEMIIDCDPGVDDAVAIMMALSQPSVNLLGLTCVGGNTPIDNVLRNALRVLRLCERTDVPVFRGSGSSLLHDSIKDAHHVHGSDGLGGVPDPDPPSLDLVQSEHAVHAMIRMTKEKPGQVTMVAIGPLTNLALAIRLDPGFTGRLKKLVIMGGNTEGSGSMTDAAEFNFFSDPEAAHIVLQDVKCPTIVVGWETCLKNGLSWEWFDKWSATPTPKGKFINAILAGHFMKYERGKAKRPLFKVCDALAMAIVIHPEMVLESVTCPVMIELGGQVTRGQMVQRVKNTEGLPLGPEVEVVMWCNTEIFREMFEDILKD from the exons ATGTCAGGAGGAGAGAAGATTGAGATGATAATTGACTGTGACCCTGGGGTCGACGATGCTGTGGCTATCATGATGGCGCTATCTCAACCCAGTGTGAATCTACTTGGACTCACCTGTGTTGGTGGAAACACACCCATTGATAACGTACTCAGGAATGCACTCAGGGTGTTGAGGTTGTGTGAAAGGACTGAT GTGCCAGTGTTTAGAGGGTCAGGTAGCTCCCTACTCCATGACTCAATCAAAGACGCTCATCATGTACATGGCTCTGATGGTCTCGGAGGTGTTCCAGATCCAGACCCTCCCAGCCTTGATCTCGTCCAATCAGAGCACGCCGTCCACGCAATGATTCGCATGACAAAAGAGAAGCCTGGTCAGGTGACCATGGTGGCCATCGGACCGCTGACCAACCTGGCCCTCGCGATTCGACTGGACCCGGGTTTCACCGGTAGACTGAAGAAGCTGGTAATCATGGGAGGCAATACAGAAG gATCTGGGAGTATGACTGACGCGGCAGAGTTTAACTTCTTCAGCGACCCTGAGGCGGCTCACATAGTACTGCAAGACGTTAAATGTCCAACAATAGTTGTTGGCTGGGAAACATGTCTGAAGAACGGATTATCTTGG GAATGGTTTGACAAATGGTCTGCGACTCCCACACCCAAGGGAAAGTTCATAAACGCTATCCTAGCGGGCCACTTTATGAAGTATGAGAGAGGCAAGGCCAAGCGACCTCTCTTCAAGGTTTGCGATGCCCTGGCCATGGCGATCGTGATCCATCCGGAGATGGTCCTCGAGTCCGTTACCTGTCCTGTCATGATAGAGCTTGGAGGTCAGGTCACAAGGGGTCAGATGGTCCAACGAGTAAAGAACACAGAGGGCCTGCCACTGGGGCCAGAGGTCGAAGTGGTGATGTGGTGCAACACAGAAATCTTCAGAGAGATGTTTGAGGACATTCTGAAAGATTAG
- the LOC139948071 gene encoding uncharacterized protein isoform X2 yields the protein MSGGEKIEMIIDCDPGVDDAVAIMMALSQPSVNLLGLTCVGGNTPIDNVLRNALRVLRLCERTDVPVFRGSGSSLLHDSIKDAHHVHGSDGLGGVPDPDPPSLDLVQSEHAVHAMIRMTKEKPGQVTMVAIGPLTNLALAIRLDPGFTGRLKKLVIMGGNTEGSGSMTDAAEFNFFSDPEAAHIVLQDVKCPTIVVGWETCLKNGLSWEWYDKWSSSQSPKATFVNNITRSMADRMRNRSMRKLFLLCDPLAMAVAIDQGVVTESDNLPVFIEMQGTVTRGQMVSVVKNTQGLELGPKIKIVKRCRIETLAALYEQATS from the exons ATGTCAGGAGGAGAGAAGATTGAGATGATAATTGACTGTGACCCTGGGGTCGACGATGCTGTGGCTATCATGATGGCGCTATCTCAACCCAGTGTGAATCTACTTGGACTCACCTGTGTTGGTGGAAACACACCCATTGATAACGTACTCAGGAATGCACTCAGGGTGTTGAGGTTGTGTGAAAGGACTGAT GTGCCAGTGTTTAGAGGGTCAGGTAGCTCCCTACTCCATGACTCAATCAAAGACGCTCATCATGTACATGGCTCTGATGGTCTCGGAGGTGTTCCAGATCCAGACCCTCCCAGCCTTGATCTCGTCCAATCAGAGCACGCCGTCCACGCAATGATTCGCATGACAAAAGAGAAGCCTGGTCAGGTGACCATGGTGGCCATCGGACCGCTGACCAACCTGGCCCTCGCGATTCGACTGGACCCGGGTTTCACCGGTAGACTGAAGAAGCTGGTAATCATGGGAGGCAATACAGAAG gATCTGGGAGTATGACTGACGCGGCAGAGTTTAACTTCTTCAGCGACCCTGAGGCGGCTCACATAGTACTGCAAGACGTTAAATGTCCAACAATAGTTGTTGGCTGGGAAACATGTCTGAAGAACGGATTATCTTGG GAGTGGTACGACAAGTGGTCCTCCAGTCAGTCACCCAAAGCCACCTTTGTGAATAACATAACAAGATCGATGGCTGACAGGATGCGTAACCGGAGCATGCGTAAACTCTTCTTATTGTGCGACCCGCTCGCGATGGCCGTGGCTATCGATCAGGGGGTAGTGACCGAGTCGGACAACTTGCCGGTCTTCATCGAGATGCAAGGGACGGTCACACGGGGTCAGATGGTCAGCGTTGTCAAAAACACTCAGGGACTGGAACTCGGACCGAAGATTAAGATTGTAAAACGTTGTCGAATTGAAACATTAGCGGCCCTGTATGAGCAGGCTACGAGCTGA